One Aquarana catesbeiana isolate 2022-GZ linkage group LG04, ASM4218655v1, whole genome shotgun sequence genomic region harbors:
- the CNR1 gene encoding cannabinoid receptor 1 — MKSVLDGLADTTFRTITTDLLYMGPNEVQYEDTKSDLSKLGYYPQKLPLSSYQEKIIDGQSTLHLDSFNATEFYNKSFTTFKDGDGKIQCGNNFMDMECFMILTPSQQLVVAALSITLGTFTVLENMLVLCVILQSRTLRCRPSYHFIGSLAVADFLGSVIFVYSFVDFHVFHRIDTPNVFLFKLGGVTASFTASVGSLFLTAIDRYISIHRPLSYKRIVTRTKAVIAFCMMWTIAIVIAVLPLLGWNCKKLKSVCSDIFPLIDETYLMFWIGVTSVLLLFIVYAYMYILWKAHTHAVRMLQRGTQKSIIVHTSEDGKVHITRPDQTRMDIRLAKTLVLILVVLIICWGPLLAIMVYDVFGKMNKTVKTVFAFCSMLCLLNSTVNPIIYALRSKDLRSAFCSMFPSCEGTTQPLDNSMESDCQNRHAHNSNVHRAAESCIKSTVKIAKVTMSVSTDTSAEAV; from the coding sequence ATGAAGTCTGTCCTGGATGGCCTGGCAGACACAACATTCAGAACAATTACTACTGACCTTCTCTATATGGGACCAAACGAAGTCCAGTATGAAGACACAAAGAGTGATCTTTCTAAACTGGGCTATTACCCACAGAAACTACCTTTATCCTCCTATCAAGAAAAAATAATAGACGGTCAAAGTACTCTACATCTGGATTCATTTAATGCAACTGAATTTTACAACAAGTCATTCACTACCTTTAAAGATGGTGATGGCAAAATACAATGTGGAAACAACTTCATGGACATGGAATGCTTTATGATTCTTACCCCAAGCCAACAGCTAGTTGTTGCTGCTCTTTCCATAACCCTGGGTACTTTTACTGTGTTAGAGAACATGCTTGTGCTCTGTGTCATCTTGCAGTCTCGTACTTTGAGATGCAGACCCTCCTACCATTTTATTGGCAGCTTGGCAGTTGCTGATTTTCTAGGCAGTGTGATTTTTGTCTACAGTTTTGTTGATTTCCATGTTTTTCATCGGATAGACACTCCAAATGTTTTTCTGTTCAAACTAGGGGGTGTCACAGCTTCATTCACAGCCTCAGTTGGCAGTCTGTTCTTAACTGCAATAGACAGGTACATCTCCATACACAGGCCATTGTCATATAAAAGAATAGTCACAAGGACAAAAGCTGTCATTGCATTCTGTATGATGTGGACGATAGCTATTGTCATTGCAGTGCTTCCTCTGCTAGGATGGAATTGCAAGAAGCTAAAATCCGTATGCTCAGATATTTTCCCTCTTATTGATGAGACCTATCTGATGTTTTGGATTGGGGTAACCAGTGTTCTTTTGTTATTTATAgtgtatgcatatatgtatatattgtggaaAGCTCACACCCACGCTGTGAGAATGTTGCAACGGGGCACTCAAAAGAGCATCATAGTTCACACATCAGAAGATGGCAAAGTGCACATCACTAGACCGGACCAGACTCGTATGGATATCAGGTTAGCAAAAACCCTGGTCCTCATTTTAGTGGTGTTAATCATTTGTTGGGGTCCACTCCTCGCAATTATGGTTTATGATGTCTTTGGAAAGATGAACAAGACCGTAAAGACAGTGTTTGCCTTCTGCAGCATGCTTTGTTTGCTAAATTCAACTGTGAATCCCATCATCTACGCTCTTCGAAGCAAAGACTTAAGAAGTGCATTTTGTAGCATGTTCCCTAGTTGTGAAGGGACTACGCAGCCTCTTGATAACAGCATGGAGTCTGACTGTCAGAACAGACATGCACATAATAGTAACGTCCACAGAGCAGCTGAAAGCTGCATTAAAAGCACGGTAAAGATCGCCAAAGTGACCATGTCAGTATCTACAGATACATCTGCTGAAGCAGTGTAA